The genomic DNA GGAGGgaactaggactcctgggttctctgcctggctctgggaggagcgTGGGGGCTGGgaggccggacgcctgggttcgcTCCCGGATCTGGGCAGCGCTGGATACTTGCGGTTTCTGGAGTCAGGCcaggaccctgccccagctggcttCCCCCTCCAAGCCACCCGCTCCCCTTACGCCCCAAATTCCCAcccactccccctccctcttTCGGTCCCCTGCCACCCTTTTGAGGCCTCTGGCCCAGccccatctcccttccctgacgccctcccccacacccacagCAGGCagcgggaatgaggggcaccagaaaaccgggagggggcagagccaggagcggcacgagggtttttggcgccccAGGCGGGGACCCTTCCAAGCTCttggtcgttggtggcaattctgcggcgggggggcccttccgtgctcccggtcttcggggcactttggcggcgggtcccagagagagtgaaggacctgccgcagaattgcagACGACAacccagagcgtggaaggaccccccgcccccGAATTGCCGCTGAGGTCGGCAAAATGCCGTCCTCCCAAATTCTGAggccctaggtcgcctaaatggaagcgccagccccgggcagggctgggctagcaggggctgtgggtcgggcgtgaggggcacctgcagagctgggggaggccagggcaggagctgcgggtcgggagtgaggagcacccggcagggctgggcttgcAGGGggttgcgggtcaggagtgaggggcactggcagggctacggggggcagggctgggctggcaggggctgcgggtcgggagtgaggagcacccggcagggctgggctggcaggggctgcaggtcgggagtgaggggcactggcagggctacGGGGGACAggcctgggctggcaggggctgcgggtccggagtgaggggcactggcagggctgcaggggacaggcctgggctggcaggggctgcgggtccggagtgaggggcactggcagggctgcagggggcagggctgggctggcaggggctgcgggtcaggagtgaggggcacaggcagggctgggggtggccagggctgggctggcaggggctgcgggtcgggagtgtggAGCACCAGCAGcgctggaggtggggggcagggtgggtctgACATTACTGTATTTGCTCTCCCCGTGTGGTTTGTTCCATCCCACGATTCGACTCCTCTAAGAAGGATCCAGATCAGTGCGGCCCTGTGAGCCGGGTTCTAGACATTGCAGGGATTGAGCTCAGGGTTCTAGACTCCACTGACCTCTGGAGCGGCCACGTCCGGGGATCTGAGGAAACAGGATGAACAATCCAGATCTAGAGCAGGCGGGTCCCTGATCCCACCACGTTCTAGACTCCACCAGGTTCCAGAGCAGGCCCTAGGGAACCTGCGCGTTGCTAGAGGAACAGAAAagctccaaccccacccccacggTACTGAGCAGTGATGGATCTGGACCGTGCTGGCTTCTAGAGCCTGCAACCATCCTTTGGCCTGTTACACCATGAGGTGGAGTCATCAGATGGGAGAACGGGGTTCTAGATTATCCCAGGTTTCTAGCACCCAGTTCTagatctttgggggggggggtctaccCTGGCCACGCGGGTACTGAATTCCATGTGTGTCTAGATCTGGGTGGTCTAAGctggagaggagacccaggcacaGGCCAATCTAGAATCACATTCTTGTTGATCCATGACAGTTGGAGGGACCAGACACTGAGCTGCTCTCTCCAGTGCTGAATCCAGAGCCCTGAGGATCCAGAGCCTCACAACGATCTAGAGCAGACACGGCTCTAGATGCCATCAGGTTCCTGAGCTGACACCTGCCAAGCTGACAAGTGTGGACTCCAGAAACACCAGCAAGACCTGCTCGGTTCTGGAGCCTTCGCATCCCTGGGAGCTGGTTCTAGATCCTGCCTTGCTCTAGATCGGTTGGACCGGCGAGCTGTGGGTCTAGAATGCAGCCGGAGGGCTCCAGAGCGGGCCAGCccaaagcagggagccccggaaCCCCTCTGAAGTTCTAGATCAGGTTCTAGACCCCCATGGAGGACCAGAGCGACGCCTGCCGGCTgtgtggctcccagctgcagggcagcCAGCGCCGGTGGCTCTTCCACCGGGCACCCCAGCGCCCTGACTTGCGGGTTCTGCTGGCCCACGTGTGCCGGGAGGCACCACGCCGGGGGGACGGCCGGGGCGAGTTCCTCTGCGGGAAATGCGCCCAGGCGCTGGGGCGGGTTTTCCGCTTCGACACGGTGATTGCCCGGGTGCAGGCGCTGTCCCTTGAGCGGCTGCGGCACCTCCTGGAGGAGAAGGAGTGTCTGGCCCGCTGCCTCCGGCACCTCCACGCCCACCGCAGCCCCACGGGCAGCCTGCCCCCGAGCCCGGCGGGCGCCCCCCAGCTGCCGGACGGGCCGTaccagcagctgctccaggagGACATGGCGCTGGCCGGGTTTGAGTGCTGGGCAGAGCCGGGTGCCGGCGGGAGCCCCTGCCAGAACCGCTGGTGTCCCGGCTGCCACGGGCTGCGGGTGCCCGACGCGGATTATGAGTGGGTGTGTGGGACGCCGCGGCAGCTCGGCGCCAGgtccccagcgctgcccctcTGCCGGGACAAGTCCCAGAGCATGCCCCTGGTGCTGCACGCTGGcctggggggcagcggggggcacgGCGGGTCCCTGCgctccctccactcctgctccCTCCTGTCCCTGGCCAGCCTAGCAGGGCCGGAGCTGCTGGGGGAGGCgctgcgggcgctcaggggcatcGGCCGGCGGGCACTGAGGGTGCCCCGCGGCAGCAGGATCccggtgctggtggggagggcagCCCCCTCGGCCCCCCCCAGGGAGATGGAagaaggagaggaagaggaggaggaggaggaggaggaggaagaagaggaaattgATGACTTCGTACCTCTAGGGGTGCAGGTAAGAAGGGAatgaggaatagaacccaggagtcctggcttccagccccccccaacccaccagcccccactcccctcccagagcagggagagaacccaggagtcctggctcccagcccctcctgctctaacgaccagcccccactcccctcccagagccggggagagaacccaggagtcctggcttccagccccccctgctctaacccaccaggccccactcccgtcccagagccggggagagaacccaggagtcctggcttccagcccccgctgctctaacccaccaggccccactcccgtcccagagccggggagagaacccaggagtcctggctcccagccccactgctcttgcccaccagcccccacccctagaGTCTCTGGGAGATGTTGGGGTGCCTCCTTCTCGCCATTCTCCTTCCAGGCTCTGGGGGGGCACCAGCTCCGACGCCGGGAGCTGACGGGGGCTGTTGAGGGGCTGACGGGGAGGCTGGCGGCCACG from Gopherus flavomarginatus isolate rGopFla2 chromosome 12, rGopFla2.mat.asm, whole genome shotgun sequence includes the following:
- the LOC127033093 gene encoding uncharacterized protein LOC127033093, which gives rise to MEDQSDACRLCGSQLQGSQRRWLFHRAPQRPDLRVLLAHVCREAPRRGDGRGEFLCGKCAQALGRVFRFDTVIARVQALSLERLRHLLEEKECLARCLRHLHAHRSPTGSLPPSPAGAPQLPDGPYQQLLQEDMALAGFECWAEPGAGGSPCQNRWCPGCHGLRVPDADYEWVCGTPRQLGARSPALPLCRDKSQSMPLVLHAGLGGSGGHGGSLRSLHSCSLLSLASLAGPELLGEALRALRGIGRRALRVPRGSRIPVLVRRE